A DNA window from Ensifer sp. WSM1721 contains the following coding sequences:
- a CDS encoding 5-oxoprolinase/urea amidolyase family protein, which translates to MRFLPVSLTTLLVELADLDETLALFASLAADPIDGVEEMVPAARTLMLRFRSERVSAEEIAGAIADRDLSARIAPSKRLVEIPVHYDGEDLEEVARLTGLSVEEVIRRHTQSEFTVAFCGFAPGFAYLVGGDPALHVPRRQTPRTRIPAGSVALAGAFSGVYPQASPGGWQIIGVTPLKMWDLARDPPALLEPGTRVRFYDRSKRPMPAPSASKLVPRRDVTEGTAHGSGNRLTVLTAPMPALFQDLGRFGLAGQGVSASGALDQGALKSANRIVGNPNGFACLEVTLGGFSFESSGRAVIALAGAPCPITVRDLSGASFEAAAGQAIALEPGDIVTLGHPPKGVRSYLSVRGGFDVKRVLGSAATDTLAVIGPEPVSAGAVLPLRQLIPPMESVSLSEVPAENLPAAGDTVTLDVIMGPRTDWFSAAAVARFHEQDWLVTPQSNRVGLRLSGEVPLERIDKAELPSEGTATGAIQVPHNGQPVLFLADHPLTGGYPVIGTVAEYHLDLAGQVPVNAKIRFRPVTRFAEIRPMRRAARVRE; encoded by the coding sequence ATGCGCTTCCTTCCCGTCAGCCTGACGACACTTCTGGTGGAGCTCGCCGACCTGGACGAAACACTGGCGCTCTTCGCCTCGCTCGCAGCCGATCCCATCGACGGCGTCGAGGAGATGGTGCCGGCCGCACGCACGCTGATGCTCCGCTTTCGGTCGGAACGCGTATCGGCGGAAGAGATCGCGGGGGCTATCGCCGATCGTGATCTCTCCGCCCGCATCGCTCCATCCAAGCGGCTCGTGGAAATCCCCGTGCATTACGACGGCGAGGACCTGGAAGAAGTTGCCCGGCTGACGGGGCTCAGCGTCGAGGAGGTGATCCGGCGCCATACGCAAAGCGAGTTCACCGTTGCTTTCTGCGGCTTTGCCCCTGGATTCGCCTATCTCGTCGGCGGCGACCCCGCCCTGCATGTGCCTCGCCGCCAGACACCGCGCACACGCATTCCGGCGGGCTCCGTCGCGCTCGCGGGTGCCTTCAGCGGTGTCTATCCGCAGGCGAGCCCCGGCGGTTGGCAGATCATCGGCGTGACGCCGCTGAAAATGTGGGACCTGGCGCGCGATCCGCCGGCGCTCCTTGAGCCCGGCACTCGTGTGCGTTTCTACGACCGGTCCAAGCGCCCCATGCCGGCGCCATCCGCCTCTAAGCTTGTGCCGCGAAGAGATGTGACCGAGGGAACGGCTCATGGGAGCGGAAACCGCTTGACGGTGCTCACCGCCCCGATGCCCGCGTTGTTCCAGGATCTCGGCCGCTTCGGCCTGGCGGGCCAGGGAGTCTCGGCTTCGGGCGCCCTTGATCAGGGAGCACTGAAGTCCGCAAACCGCATCGTCGGCAATCCCAACGGCTTCGCTTGTCTCGAGGTCACACTCGGCGGCTTCTCCTTCGAAAGCTCCGGCCGTGCGGTTATCGCGCTCGCCGGCGCCCCTTGCCCGATTACAGTACGGGATCTTTCAGGGGCAAGCTTCGAAGCCGCCGCCGGCCAGGCGATAGCGCTCGAACCGGGGGATATCGTGACGCTCGGTCATCCGCCGAAGGGCGTACGCTCCTATCTCTCGGTTCGCGGCGGCTTCGACGTGAAGAGAGTTCTCGGCAGCGCCGCCACCGACACACTCGCGGTCATCGGTCCTGAACCGGTGTCGGCCGGCGCCGTCCTGCCGTTGCGACAACTAATCCCGCCGATGGAAAGCGTATCGCTTTCGGAAGTCCCGGCCGAAAACTTGCCGGCCGCCGGCGACACGGTCACACTCGACGTCATCATGGGTCCGCGCACCGACTGGTTCTCCGCGGCCGCCGTCGCCCGCTTCCATGAGCAGGATTGGCTGGTGACGCCGCAGTCCAACCGCGTCGGTCTCCGGCTTTCAGGCGAAGTGCCGCTGGAGCGCATCGACAAGGCGGAATTGCCAAGCGAGGGCACCGCGACCGGCGCAATCCAGGTGCCACACAACGGCCAGCCGGTGCTCTTCCTCGCCGATCACCCGCTGACAGGCGGTTACCCCGTCATCGGCACGGTTGCCGAGTACCATCTCGATCTAGCCGGCCAGGTCCCGGTCAATGCAAAAATAAGGTTCCGGCCCGTCACGCGCTTCGCCGAAATCCGGCCGATGCGGCGTGCTGCGCGCGTGAGGGAGTGA
- a CDS encoding TetR/AcrR family transcriptional regulator has product MSSTSEKDRHAPKRLRLSREERLRQLLDVSWRLVREEGTDALTLPRLSEEADVTKPVVYDHFGTRNGLLIALYKDFDARQTAIIDAALEAREPTLEGTARVLAAAYVECVLAQGREIPGVLAALAGSPELEGVKRDYQRIFLEKCRKALASFIGPRGVPQAGFWAMLGAADALSHAAATGEITARQAEDELFETVLAMIARSYR; this is encoded by the coding sequence ATGTCAAGCACATCGGAAAAAGACCGGCATGCGCCGAAGCGCCTTCGCCTCAGCCGCGAGGAGCGGCTCCGCCAGCTCCTGGACGTCTCGTGGCGGCTGGTGCGGGAGGAAGGCACGGACGCCCTGACGCTCCCGAGGCTTTCGGAAGAAGCCGACGTCACCAAGCCGGTCGTCTATGACCATTTCGGCACGCGCAATGGTTTGCTGATCGCGCTCTACAAGGATTTTGATGCGCGACAGACGGCGATCATCGACGCGGCGCTCGAGGCACGCGAGCCGACACTGGAAGGGACTGCAAGGGTCCTCGCCGCGGCCTATGTCGAATGCGTTCTGGCACAAGGGCGCGAGATACCCGGCGTGCTCGCCGCCCTGGCCGGTTCACCCGAGCTGGAAGGGGTCAAGCGGGATTATCAACGGATCTTTCTCGAGAAATGCCGAAAGGCGCTGGCCTCTTTCATCGGCCCACGAGGCGTTCCACAAGCCGGCTTCTGGGCCATGCTCGGAGCCGCCGACGCCCTGTCCCATGCCGCCGCTACCGGCGAGATCACCGCCCGACAGGCAGAGGACGAGCTTTTCGAGACGGTCCTCGCGATGATCGCCAGAAGCTATCGCTGA
- a CDS encoding GntR family transcriptional regulator, with translation MTKQDKTLTLAPRLAEQIRNKLIAGELKPGQRLSEASLSSDLDVSRNSLREAFRLLTKEGLLRHEPNRGVFVATPSMASIIDIYRVRRVIECRALEQAYPQHPAVARMRLAVDKALEYRAANDWVGVGSANMAFHAAIVDLADSARLNVFYGQIAAELRLSFGLLEDLEFLHAPYVEMNAAILAQVEAGKMAEAAAALEAYLAHSERTVLAAFARISEAGA, from the coding sequence ATGACCAAGCAGGATAAAACACTCACCTTGGCGCCGCGGCTGGCAGAGCAGATCCGCAACAAGCTTATCGCCGGAGAATTGAAGCCCGGCCAGCGCTTGTCGGAGGCGAGTCTGAGCTCCGATCTCGACGTGTCACGCAACTCGCTGCGTGAGGCGTTTCGGCTGCTGACCAAAGAGGGGCTGCTGCGACACGAGCCGAACAGGGGCGTATTCGTGGCAACGCCGAGCATGGCCTCGATCATCGACATTTACCGCGTTCGCCGAGTGATCGAGTGCCGGGCGCTGGAGCAGGCCTATCCGCAGCACCCGGCCGTCGCCCGCATGCGCCTTGCGGTCGACAAGGCGCTCGAATACCGCGCGGCGAACGATTGGGTCGGAGTCGGCAGCGCCAACATGGCTTTCCATGCGGCGATCGTCGATCTCGCCGACAGCGCTCGACTGAACGTGTTCTACGGTCAGATCGCTGCCGAACTGCGTTTGAGCTTCGGACTGCTGGAGGACCTCGAATTCCTGCACGCTCCCTATGTGGAGATGAACGCTGCCATTCTCGCGCAGGTGGAGGCGGGAAAGATGGCCGAGGCTGCAGCCGCGCTTGAAGCCTATCTCGCCCACTCCGAACGCACGGTGCTTGCCGCCTTTGCTCGCATCTCCGAAGCCGGTGCTTAA
- a CDS encoding YcaO-like family protein: MNETHAATAAELGAQLERELSTCRDFRGRKPEATEELVRALFSQRSRFGITRVGSLTRLDRAGVAVVQVVRPLSLSNAVSQGKGVNIMEAAASGLMESLECWAAERIAPERIKVASARELGDEIRDLYAGCRVHGFDAGWDQLRLGWTDGYDLFTGRVRPVPVAMVDTIYTLPSPHPIAFPRSTRGLAAGPTMLAAIIHAALEILERASVAGAERYPRSYPELRIDPARVAGPLSSGMLARLEAADLAAGIWLVPGDHDMPVFRCQVMETQRHQEIAPMPGEGFACDFTYDRALARALMEAAQARVTALAGAREDITRAVYPERYDREHLDACRQAFLSPSGTTALPADRDEPASATTALTALLGAIKAAGGQAALVVPLYSSKDLDLNVVRLVVPPLRDLVRE; the protein is encoded by the coding sequence ATGAACGAAACGCACGCGGCAACGGCGGCTGAACTGGGCGCACAGCTCGAGCGAGAACTATCCACCTGCCGCGATTTCCGGGGCAGGAAGCCTGAAGCCACCGAAGAGCTCGTCCGCGCGCTCTTCTCCCAAAGGAGTCGCTTTGGCATAACGCGCGTTGGATCGTTGACCCGGCTTGATCGCGCTGGAGTAGCGGTCGTCCAGGTGGTACGGCCGCTGTCGCTGTCCAACGCGGTATCCCAAGGCAAGGGCGTCAATATCATGGAGGCGGCGGCATCGGGCCTTATGGAAAGCCTGGAATGCTGGGCGGCGGAGCGGATTGCGCCTGAGCGGATCAAGGTCGCGAGCGCGCGCGAACTGGGGGATGAGATACGCGATCTCTATGCTGGTTGTCGCGTGCACGGTTTCGATGCAGGGTGGGATCAACTGCGGCTTGGCTGGACGGACGGCTACGACCTCTTCACCGGGCGCGTGCGGCCGGTTCCCGTCGCGATGGTCGATACGATCTACACGCTTCCTTCGCCGCACCCCATTGCGTTTCCGCGATCGACACGGGGCCTCGCCGCGGGCCCGACAATGCTTGCTGCGATCATCCATGCAGCACTTGAAATCTTGGAACGGGCGAGCGTCGCCGGGGCGGAGCGATATCCGCGTTCCTATCCGGAGCTTCGGATCGATCCGGCCCGCGTCGCCGGACCTCTCTCGTCCGGCATGTTGGCCCGCCTCGAGGCTGCGGATCTTGCTGCGGGTATCTGGCTGGTTCCGGGCGATCACGATATGCCCGTCTTTCGCTGCCAGGTCATGGAGACGCAGCGCCATCAGGAAATCGCACCGATGCCGGGCGAGGGATTCGCCTGCGATTTTACCTATGACCGCGCTCTGGCAAGAGCCCTCATGGAGGCAGCACAGGCGCGGGTCACCGCGCTCGCCGGGGCCCGCGAGGACATTACCCGCGCTGTCTACCCTGAGCGCTACGACCGCGAGCACCTTGATGCGTGCCGGCAAGCGTTCCTGTCGCCGAGCGGGACGACCGCGCTTCCTGCCGACCGCGACGAACCCGCCTCCGCGACCACCGCGCTGACAGCCTTGCTCGGCGCGATCAAGGCCGCAGGTGGGCAGGCGGCCCTGGTCGTGCCCCTCTACAGCAGCAAGGACCTCGACCTGAACGTCGTCCGCCTTGTCGTCCCGCCGCTCAGGGACCTCGTCAGGGAGTAG
- a CDS encoding TfuA-like protein yields MVSELVVFLGPTLSRAEAAGILDATYLPPAEQGSVVRAVREYLPRALVLIDGSFGRVPAVRHKEVLWALAKGIPVFGAASMGALRAAELSAFGMQGYGFIYRWYSMTPLADDDEVAVAMSPPELGTAPLSEALINIRLTLRRAMHAGIVTADERSKLETLARDTHFVERSYPRLLADARSTFSEASAVALDRLADWLPSGALDRKREDAIGLLTKLARGSGFVGRPLNAPPFRLTEAWAYDLDAAGLWSDDIKLILSDEGS; encoded by the coding sequence ATGGTGAGCGAACTGGTCGTCTTCCTCGGTCCGACACTATCGCGCGCCGAGGCTGCCGGAATTCTCGACGCAACTTACCTGCCGCCGGCCGAGCAAGGATCGGTCGTGCGTGCGGTGCGGGAATATTTGCCTCGGGCGCTCGTCCTAATCGATGGCTCGTTCGGACGGGTGCCGGCGGTGCGTCACAAGGAGGTCCTCTGGGCGCTTGCGAAAGGCATCCCGGTATTCGGGGCGGCAAGCATGGGCGCGCTCCGGGCGGCTGAACTCTCCGCTTTCGGCATGCAGGGCTACGGCTTCATCTATCGGTGGTACTCGATGACGCCCCTCGCTGACGACGATGAGGTTGCGGTCGCGATGAGTCCCCCTGAGCTCGGCACTGCTCCACTGAGCGAAGCACTTATCAATATCCGCCTCACTCTACGCCGCGCAATGCACGCTGGCATCGTAACTGCCGACGAGCGGAGCAAGCTCGAAACGTTGGCGCGCGACACGCACTTCGTCGAACGCAGCTATCCCCGCCTACTCGCCGATGCGCGGTCTACCTTTTCCGAAGCATCGGCAGTCGCTCTGGATCGCCTGGCGGACTGGCTGCCGTCGGGGGCACTCGACCGCAAGCGTGAGGACGCGATCGGACTGTTGACGAAACTGGCCCGCGGCTCGGGATTTGTTGGAAGACCTCTGAACGCTCCGCCCTTCCGCCTGACCGAGGCATGGGCATACGATCTCGACGCGGCAGGGCTTTGGAGCGATGATATCAAATTAATTCTTTCGGATGAGGGAAGTTGA
- a CDS encoding AAA family ATPase, with translation MTALFYDVVGSTALLQQLDPEVFGVILRTLHNEATALISSYGGHLERAQGDGGCAYFGVPEAREDAAECAVAAAIEMVERCQRLAQQFGVSLKVRVGVATSLVVIADGSTADFPSYTEVIGIAPALAARIQSEAAPNTVAVAEATYRLTTGAFEFEEIGLRELKGFGEPVRLWRPVARRPQSDRFTAYRRVSTPFVGRDDELELCRRRWARATNGNGQLIFLHGDAGMGKSRLVAEFRRDLAGRGVDCLVFQCQPRGNTEPLHPFLRPIRQAAAEAIEESEPDRDAIIRFLRSLGSEVSELHAEIVAFLLVDKPQELSSEAWQVDLSDQEIRKRAVEATLAVLTSYSATRPVLIVIEDVHWADTLTKALIAGLAEWIESRPVLAIATSRLATDSDCLGDPNVLDIALPRLTDQATRQLVDRIWETTPPDGLAAFVYEKSDGVPLFAEQLALLLKERAGPDVRDQAGWETLLREGRILNLQDLIAARLAGLGRLRRVAQIASVLGREFRLKLLVAVLEPEPLPVPLEEAIETLAQAGIVRRTSAGAAIRFRHVLIQEAAYDSLLKSERREIHGRIVRLVQSGSVSPLPDEAMAWHCEQAGEPLAAARHAIQAAEACGARSALHEADRLLDFAEKQLAGVGEGGEANDLLLRLLAVRGPVAAALHGRGGARARSIYEQGVWLCAERKDQDRAKWFPLYWGWWFTAPDFATQRVRSDILLRDLEGSADPEVRLQSLHCAWATNEDAGLHAHCLQCVNEGLKLYDEDRARFSRGRYGGHDAKVCALGERAFSLWFMGDNAGSSESIDAAKHWAEHIDHLPSVLHALEFEIELQRYRNDHAGVIAVADRIAELAQDVPGVLAKAALFRAWAHGVSGDAATGLAEFEARLARQREIATYEGMPIYAGMRAELFERAGRNDEALSILDGAIAASTGSGQVFWLAELLRQRALLRHARHEPEEAVASDLHRALEVATEQQASMLASRVRLDLERLGLRAQTGDA, from the coding sequence GTGACCGCGCTCTTCTACGACGTTGTTGGCTCAACAGCCTTGTTGCAACAACTCGATCCCGAAGTCTTCGGTGTCATATTGAGGACTCTCCACAATGAGGCGACCGCCCTCATCAGCAGCTATGGCGGTCACCTTGAGCGGGCTCAAGGGGATGGCGGCTGTGCCTACTTTGGGGTCCCGGAGGCGAGGGAGGACGCCGCCGAATGTGCGGTTGCTGCGGCGATTGAGATGGTCGAGCGTTGCCAGCGGCTGGCACAACAGTTCGGAGTGAGTCTGAAGGTCAGAGTTGGCGTCGCCACCAGCCTTGTCGTAATTGCCGACGGCTCGACAGCAGATTTTCCCAGCTACACAGAAGTCATCGGAATCGCGCCGGCGCTCGCTGCCCGCATTCAGTCCGAAGCCGCACCGAATACCGTTGCGGTGGCGGAAGCCACCTATCGGCTGACCACCGGAGCGTTCGAATTTGAGGAGATCGGGCTTCGGGAGCTCAAGGGCTTCGGCGAACCAGTTCGCTTGTGGCGGCCAGTGGCCCGCCGGCCACAATCCGATCGCTTCACGGCTTACCGGCGTGTGTCGACGCCCTTCGTCGGCCGCGACGACGAGCTTGAGCTTTGCCGAAGGCGCTGGGCCCGTGCCACAAACGGCAACGGCCAGCTCATTTTTTTGCATGGCGACGCAGGGATGGGGAAATCGCGGCTGGTTGCGGAGTTCCGTCGTGATCTCGCAGGGAGAGGCGTGGACTGCCTTGTGTTTCAATGCCAGCCCCGCGGCAATACTGAACCGCTGCATCCGTTTTTGCGGCCGATCAGGCAGGCCGCCGCGGAGGCAATCGAAGAGTCCGAGCCGGATCGGGATGCCATCATTCGCTTTCTGCGGTCGCTAGGCTCCGAAGTTAGCGAGCTGCACGCCGAGATCGTCGCGTTCCTGCTGGTCGACAAGCCGCAGGAACTGTCAAGCGAAGCCTGGCAAGTCGATCTCTCGGACCAGGAAATCCGGAAGCGCGCTGTCGAGGCCACGCTGGCGGTTCTGACATCGTACTCCGCAACAAGACCCGTCCTCATCGTGATCGAGGACGTGCATTGGGCTGACACGCTCACAAAAGCTCTTATCGCAGGGCTGGCCGAATGGATCGAGTCGAGACCGGTTCTTGCCATTGCAACGTCGCGTTTGGCCACCGACTCTGATTGTCTGGGTGATCCGAACGTGCTCGACATTGCGTTGCCGCGCCTTACAGATCAAGCGACCCGGCAGCTGGTCGACCGAATTTGGGAGACGACGCCTCCGGATGGGCTCGCTGCCTTTGTCTACGAGAAGAGCGACGGTGTCCCGCTCTTCGCCGAACAGCTCGCGCTGCTGCTGAAGGAACGCGCCGGGCCAGACGTTCGGGATCAGGCCGGGTGGGAAACACTGCTTCGCGAGGGCCGCATTCTCAATCTGCAGGACCTTATCGCGGCCCGCCTTGCTGGCCTGGGACGGCTGAGGCGCGTGGCGCAGATCGCAAGTGTCCTCGGGCGGGAGTTCCGACTGAAGCTCCTGGTCGCCGTATTGGAGCCTGAGCCTCTTCCTGTTCCCCTAGAAGAAGCGATCGAGACGCTCGCCCAGGCCGGGATCGTGCGTCGAACTTCCGCGGGCGCGGCGATCCGATTTCGTCACGTCCTCATCCAGGAGGCGGCCTACGACAGCCTTCTGAAGTCCGAGCGGCGGGAAATACATGGACGCATTGTCCGCCTTGTACAGTCGGGCTCAGTTTCGCCTCTGCCCGATGAGGCGATGGCATGGCATTGCGAGCAGGCCGGTGAGCCGTTAGCGGCAGCGCGCCACGCAATTCAGGCGGCGGAGGCGTGCGGCGCTCGCTCTGCCCTGCACGAGGCCGACCGCCTGTTGGATTTCGCCGAGAAGCAGCTCGCGGGAGTTGGAGAAGGTGGCGAGGCGAACGATCTGCTGCTTCGCCTGCTCGCGGTGCGCGGACCGGTTGCTGCCGCGCTCCACGGGAGGGGAGGGGCGCGAGCGCGCTCGATCTATGAACAGGGAGTGTGGCTTTGCGCGGAACGCAAGGATCAGGACCGCGCGAAATGGTTTCCGCTCTATTGGGGCTGGTGGTTCACTGCCCCGGACTTCGCGACGCAGCGAGTGCGGTCGGACATCCTTTTGCGCGATCTTGAGGGCTCGGCCGATCCGGAGGTCCGGCTCCAGTCACTCCATTGCGCATGGGCCACGAACGAAGATGCCGGACTGCACGCACACTGTTTGCAGTGCGTCAACGAGGGTTTGAAGCTCTATGACGAGGACCGAGCCCGATTTAGCCGCGGTCGCTACGGTGGCCATGATGCGAAGGTCTGCGCACTGGGCGAACGAGCCTTCTCTCTCTGGTTCATGGGCGACAACGCCGGATCGTCGGAAAGCATCGACGCGGCGAAGCATTGGGCTGAGCACATCGATCATCTCCCCAGCGTCCTTCATGCGCTGGAGTTCGAGATCGAGCTGCAACGATATCGCAATGACCATGCGGGCGTTATCGCCGTTGCTGACAGGATCGCCGAGCTCGCGCAGGACGTGCCGGGCGTGCTTGCAAAGGCGGCGCTTTTTCGGGCTTGGGCGCACGGCGTGAGCGGGGATGCGGCCACCGGCCTGGCAGAATTCGAAGCCAGGCTGGCACGCCAGCGCGAGATCGCCACGTATGAAGGCATGCCCATCTATGCCGGCATGCGCGCAGAGCTGTTCGAACGTGCGGGACGCAACGACGAAGCCCTGTCAATCCTCGACGGCGCAATCGCGGCCTCGACCGGGAGTGGGCAGGTTTTCTGGCTAGCGGAGTTGCTTCGCCAGCGGGCTCTCCTTCGGCATGCACGCCACGAACCGGAGGAAGCTGTTGCGTCGGACCTTCACCGCGCGCTCGAAGTCGCCACCGAACAACAAGCCTCGATGCTTGCTTCGCGTGTGCGCCTGGATCTGGAGCGGCTCGGGCTTCGCGCTCAGACCGGGGATGCATGA
- a CDS encoding MFS transporter codes for MTDASLSRPVDQKAWLGLMAVLPLVLIVAMDGSILYLAMPRVTSALTPTADQALWILDIYGFVVGSLLITFGNIGDRYGRLKLIMVGAVVFGMGSLGAAYAQAPETLIAFRALMGLGGATLLPSGLAIVSALFPDPRLRAQVIGIFAATFSAGFAIGPVVGGLLLQHYTWGSVFVINVPVVIAFLIAAPILLREVRSTHYGRIDLPSLLLSFAGILLFTWSVKAAAAHGFTVAQATAGIVGIVVLALFLQRQTRIEYPLLDLSLFRDRIFSIAILTGLLSLVVWAAAGYLSGIYLQSVLGFDVLSAALLTLPGAMVLTAVCVGTARIVERIGRKPALVATHLLISAGVFLLLFTGTEAGIGVFIASSMIAGIGYGLSFSLVAEVAVSAVPPERAGAAASIAETSNELGNALGISLLGSLAALSFRLLGPDVAGTLNETLDQPALTAETVLHAKQAFLTGLHVAVAAGGLLMLAVGIIAWLWLPRKLPE; via the coding sequence ATGACCGATGCTTCCCTTTCCCGCCCCGTTGACCAGAAGGCATGGCTGGGCCTCATGGCGGTGCTGCCACTGGTCCTGATCGTGGCCATGGACGGTTCCATTCTCTATCTTGCGATGCCGCGCGTGACCTCCGCGCTCACACCCACCGCCGACCAGGCTCTCTGGATTCTCGACATCTACGGCTTCGTGGTCGGATCGCTGCTGATCACCTTCGGCAATATCGGCGATCGTTACGGCCGGCTGAAGCTGATCATGGTAGGTGCCGTCGTCTTCGGCATGGGGTCCCTCGGCGCTGCCTATGCGCAGGCGCCTGAAACCCTGATCGCGTTCCGCGCCCTGATGGGCCTTGGCGGCGCCACGCTGCTGCCCTCGGGTCTTGCGATCGTCAGCGCCCTGTTTCCCGATCCCCGGCTGCGCGCGCAAGTCATCGGCATCTTCGCCGCCACTTTTTCAGCCGGCTTCGCAATCGGCCCGGTCGTCGGCGGGCTTCTGCTCCAGCATTATACGTGGGGGAGCGTGTTTGTGATCAACGTCCCGGTCGTCATCGCCTTCCTGATCGCCGCGCCGATCCTGCTGCGCGAAGTGCGCTCCACGCATTACGGGCGCATCGATCTCCCGAGCCTGCTGCTGTCCTTCGCGGGCATCCTGTTGTTCACGTGGTCGGTCAAGGCCGCTGCCGCCCATGGCTTCACGGTAGCGCAAGCAACCGCCGGGATCGTCGGCATCGTCGTCCTCGCGCTGTTCCTGCAGAGACAGACGCGGATCGAATATCCGCTGCTCGACCTCAGCCTCTTCCGGGACCGCATCTTCTCCATTGCGATCCTGACCGGCCTTTTGTCGCTGGTCGTCTGGGCCGCCGCTGGATATCTCTCCGGCATCTATCTGCAATCGGTCCTGGGGTTCGACGTCCTTTCGGCCGCGCTACTGACCCTGCCAGGCGCAATGGTGCTGACGGCGGTCTGCGTGGGCACAGCCCGGATCGTCGAGCGCATCGGCCGCAAGCCCGCGCTGGTCGCCACGCATCTTCTCATCAGCGCGGGCGTATTCCTGCTGCTGTTCACAGGCACCGAAGCCGGTATCGGGGTGTTCATCGCCTCGAGCATGATTGCCGGCATCGGTTATGGCCTGTCGTTCAGCCTGGTGGCCGAGGTCGCGGTTTCGGCGGTGCCGCCAGAGCGCGCCGGCGCGGCAGCCTCTATCGCAGAAACCAGCAACGAGCTGGGCAACGCACTGGGGATTTCGTTGCTCGGCTCTCTGGCGGCACTCAGCTTTCGGCTGCTCGGCCCTGATGTGGCCGGCACGCTTAACGAAACTCTGGATCAGCCGGCGCTTACCGCCGAGACGGTGCTCCATGCCAAGCAGGCGTTCCTTACGGGCCTGCATGTGGCTGTCGCTGCCGGCGGCCTGCTTATGCTCGCGGTCGGGATCATCGCGTGGCTCTGGTTGCCGAGGAAACTACCGGAATAA
- a CDS encoding LamB/YcsF family protein: MTAIDLNSDLGESYGAWRMGDDEAMLSIVSSANVACGFHAGDPAGILKTVKAAAERGVSIGAHVSYPDRVGFGRRDIDVTSPELVADVIYQIGALKGIAAAAGTQIRYVKPHGALYNRIATDAKQGAAVIEAIKAIDPSLVLMGLANAPILDLAGKAGLNVVAEAFADRAYTPEGHLVSRREPGAVLHDPAAIAQRMLRLAKDGTIEAIDGSVIRIDAKSICVHGDSADAVAIAREIRRTFEAEGIAIRSFLARSAA; this comes from the coding sequence ATGACGGCGATCGATCTCAACAGCGATCTCGGCGAAAGCTACGGTGCCTGGCGCATGGGCGACGACGAGGCGATGCTTTCCATCGTGTCCAGTGCGAATGTCGCATGCGGCTTTCACGCGGGCGACCCGGCCGGCATACTGAAAACGGTTAAGGCGGCGGCAGAACGGGGCGTCTCGATCGGCGCCCACGTCTCCTACCCCGACCGCGTAGGCTTCGGCCGGCGCGACATCGACGTGACGAGCCCCGAGCTCGTCGCGGACGTCATCTACCAAATCGGCGCGCTCAAGGGCATCGCAGCCGCAGCCGGCACGCAGATCCGCTATGTCAAGCCGCACGGGGCACTCTATAACCGCATCGCGACCGACGCCAAGCAAGGTGCAGCGGTCATAGAGGCGATCAAGGCGATCGATCCCTCGCTGGTGCTGATGGGCCTCGCAAACGCGCCGATCCTCGATCTCGCAGGCAAGGCGGGCCTGAACGTGGTCGCCGAAGCGTTCGCCGACCGGGCCTATACGCCGGAGGGACACCTGGTTTCCCGCCGCGAACCGGGTGCCGTGCTGCACGATCCCGCGGCCATCGCACAACGAATGTTGCGGCTGGCAAAGGACGGCACGATCGAGGCGATCGACGGCAGCGTGATCCGTATCGATGCGAAATCCATCTGCGTGCACGGCGACAGCGCCGACGCCGTGGCGATCGCCCGCGAAATCCGCCGGACCTTCGAGGCGGAAGGCATCGCCATACGATCCTTCCTCGCACGAAGCGCCGCGTGA